The region GCGGGGCGACGGTTGACAAGGAGCCGGCGGCGGTCGACGCGGTGCTGAAGGCGTTCCGGCGGGGCGAGGAATATCTGCGGAAGAACCCCGAAGAGTGCACGGGGCTGTTGCTGGAGGATATGCGGATGCCGCGTCCGCTATTGACGAAGGTTGTCGGCAAGTTTAACTACAGCGACCGGATCACCGACAGGTTTGTAGTCGATATGAAGGATACCGAGGCGTTCATGCGTAAGAACGGCCTGCTGAAAAACCCGGTGGCTGTAGAGGCTTTCGTCCGCCGGAAATGATGCTGGGGGATTATGATTATGGAGATGGCGCTAAAGATCGCGGCAACGTATCGAGACAGCCTGGCGGCCGGGCTTCCCTGCTGGAAGAAGGCCGTGGTGCCGGCCGTTCTGCTGGCAGTATGGCAGGCGGTCACCGCCGCTGGTCTGGTGAAACCGATTTTGCTGCCTTCGCCGCTCCAGGTGCTCGAAGCATTCCAGGCGATGGCGGTCAGCGGAGAGTTGGCCGCCCACCTGGGGGCGAGCATCGTACGGGTGCTTGAGGGGTTCGCGCTGGCAGCGGTGCTGGGGGTGGGCCTGGGTCTGGCGCTCGGTATTTTTCCGTTGCTTTTTTCGCTCGCGGACGGCATCATCCAATTGATGAGGCCCATTCCGCCTATTGCCTGGCTGCCGCTGGCCATCCTGTGGTTCGGCATCGAGGAGGGGTCGAAGGTTTTCATCATCACGCTGGGAGCTTTTTTCCCGATTTTCGTGAATGTGCTCGACGGCGTCCGTCAGACGGACCATAAGTTTTTGGAGCTGGCCCGGGTGCTGGAGGTGCCGAAAGGCAAGTTTGTCGCCAAGGTCGTGATTCCCGGGGCATTGCCGTTCATTGCCGCCGGGCTGCGCATCGGGCTGGGTTATGCCTGGATGTGCGTGGTGGCCGCGGAGCTGTCGGCCGGGATGACGGGCATCGGCTATATGCTTACCGACGCGCGGGCGTTGGCGCAGACCGACAGGGTTCTGGTGGGGATGCTGGCGATCGGCGTGGTGGGCAAGGCGATGGACGGCGCGTTGCGTGTGCTGGAAAAGAGGGTTGTAAGATGGAAAACTGCCTTTACCGGGGAATAGGAGACGATCTCTTGGTCGTTTCCGGCCTGGCGAAGATATATAAGGGGCGGGACGGCGAGGTGCCGGCTCTGTCGGGCATAGACCTCAGGGTGGGCAGACAGGAGTTTGTCAGCATCGTGGGCGCGAGCGGCTGCGGAAAA is a window of Selenomonadales bacterium 4137-cl DNA encoding:
- a CDS encoding ABC transporter permease; this encodes MEMALKIAATYRDSLAAGLPCWKKAVVPAVLLAVWQAVTAAGLVKPILLPSPLQVLEAFQAMAVSGELAAHLGASIVRVLEGFALAAVLGVGLGLALGIFPLLFSLADGIIQLMRPIPPIAWLPLAILWFGIEEGSKVFIITLGAFFPIFVNVLDGVRQTDHKFLELARVLEVPKGKFVAKVVIPGALPFIAAGLRIGLGYAWMCVVAAELSAGMTGIGYMLTDARALAQTDRVLVGMLAIGVVGKAMDGALRVLEKRVVRWKTAFTGE